One genomic window of Vicugna pacos chromosome 18, VicPac4, whole genome shotgun sequence includes the following:
- the CDR2 gene encoding cerebellar degeneration-related protein 2 isoform X2: protein MYTTNQEQLQEIEYLTKQVELLRQMNEQHAKVYEQLDVTARELEETNHKLVADSKASQQKILSLTETIECLQTNIDHLQSQVEELKASGQGRRSQGKLDQEKSAPSFSCLKELYDLRQHFVYDHVFAEKITSLQSQQSPDEEENEHLKKTVTMLQAQLSLERQKRVTMEEEYGLVLKENSELEQQLGATDAYRARAQELEAEVAEMRQMLQSEHPFMNGVEKLVPDSLFVPFKEPSQSLLEEMLLTAPEAHRKPLKRSSSETVLSSLLGGDIVKGHEETCIRRAKAVRQRGVSLLHEVDTQYSALKVKYEELLKKCQQEEDSLSHKAVQTSRALAKDPAAVSTQSTPGTSGWEPACVTPEPIGSPTTTTPPEYKALFKEIFSCIKKTKQEIDEQRTKYRALSSHS from the exons TATCTGACCAAGCAGGTGGAGCTTCTACGGCAGATGAATGAACAGCATGCAAAGGTTTATGAGCAGTTAGATGTCACAGCAAGGGAACTGGAGGAAACAAATCATAAGCTTGTTGCTGACAGCAAGGCCTCACAGCAAAAGATTCTGAG TCTGACTGAAACAATTGAATGCCTGCAAACCAACATTGATCACCTCCAGAGCCAAGTGGAGGAGTTGAAGGCATCTGGCCAAGGGAGAAGGAGCCAGGGGAAACTTGACCAGGAGAAGTCGGCACCCAGCTTCTCGTGTCTGAAAGAGCTGTATGACCTCCGCCA GCACTTCGTGTATGACCACGTGTTCGCGGAGAAGATCACTTCCCTGCAGAGTCAGCAAAGCCCTGACGAAGAAGAAAACGAGCATCTGAAGAAAACAGTGACAATGTTGCAGGCCCAGCTGAGCCTGGAGCGGCAGAAGCGGGTGACCATGGAGGAGGAGTACGGGCTGGTGCTGAAGGAGAACAGTGAACTGGAGCAGCAGCTGGGGGCCACGGATGCCTACCGAGCCCGTGCGCAGGAGCTGGAGGCCGAGGTGGCGGAGATGCGGCAGATGCTGCAGTCGGAGCATCCTTTCATGAATGGGGTTGAGAAGCTGGTGCCGGACTCTCTGTTTGTCCCATTCAAGGAGCCCAGCCAGAGCCTGCTGGAGGAGATGCTCCTGACGGCGCCCGAAGCACACAGAAAGCCTCTCAAGCGCAGCAGCAGTGAGACGGTGCTGAGCAGCCTGCTGGGGGGCGACATCGTGAAGGGCCACGAGGAGACCTGCATTCGGAGGGCCAAGGCGGTGAGGCAGAGGGGCGTCTCCCTTCTGCACGAGGTGGACACGCAGTACAGCGCCCTGAAGGTGAAGTACGAGGAGCTGCTGAAGAAGTGCCAGCAGGAGGAGGACTCCCTGTCCCACAAGGCCGTGCAGACCTCCAGGGCTCTGGCCAAGGACCCGGCCGCAGTGAGCACCCAGTCCACGCCTGGCACCAGCGGCTGGGAACCGGCCTGCGTCACCCCAGAGCCCATTGGCTCCCCCACCACCACGACGCCTCCCGAATACAAAGCGCTTTTTAAGGAAATCTTTAGCTGCATCAAGAAAACTAAACAGGAAATAGATGAGCAGAGAACAAAATACCGAGCTCTCTCTTCCCATTCCTAA